Below is a window of Xyrauchen texanus isolate HMW12.3.18 chromosome 1, RBS_HiC_50CHRs, whole genome shotgun sequence DNA.
TCGCCACGATGCCCACAGGGGACCGCTACATCCGCCCTATGAGGGCCCATTCCGGGTTCTGGAGACAGGGGACAAACATTTTGTGGTGGACAGGGGCGGCAAACCGGAGCAACTTTCTATCGACCGCCTCAAACCGGCTCATTTGGACGTGGCCAGGCCCATCGACCTGGCCCAGCCCCCACGCCACGGACGGCCTCCTGCTCTGCCTCCACCCGGGTCATGACGGGACACCGGCTGCAGTGAGGTCTCCTCAACCTCCAGTACAGCGCAGTCGTTGTGGTCGGTTGATACGCCCACCTCCCCGTTGACAGTTTGGTTCTTCGGATACGGTGAATTCTGGGGGGACGTGTGTAGTGACTGTGACATACATAATTCACCTTTGTGTTAAATGTAGTTCTATACATTGTTGGTGATAAATGCAGTACTTTGTTCTTAGCGTTTTTCCTCATAACTGTTCAGGGATCGTGGTCCTTTTAAATGTTCTGTATGGGTGATGACGTAGGACGCTTGCCAGCGCCATTTGTTTTCTGGCGttttttcatacaaaataaatgaCACACGTATTTGTGTGCTCAAAGTGAGAAGCTGTCTTTTGCAAGTTACTGCAATTTCCACACAAGTATATATTGTGTCATGTGGTGGAGTTATTCACAATAAATTGCTCAACAGGAAACCAGATGATTAAGCATCAGAAAAAAGCAACAGATGACCATTTAAGTTTCAATTGATGTCAGTTTGGTCATTCCATGACTTAGTCCACAATGATAGCCCTCTTCGTCCTCTTCTGGTGCTATTTTAATTTAACAGATAATGTGTAGTCAAACTCTCACCTGTACTAACTCCACCAGTAAAGATCCAGGGCCCGGTGGTGACCGCTGCTTTTATCAGGCCCTTTCCAAACACTTGCTTGAGTTTGGGTTGCATGTCAAAGTTCTGCAGGCACCGTGAACAGAGATGACCAGCGTGGGCAGCTCCAGTTGCCACTCTTTCACCATCAGATGCAGAAGGTTATCAGGCTTAGTATCATATGACACACGGATATACTGATGGAGAAAAATTAAGGAAATAGTATGACTTTTAAAGGCTTAGGGGTTCAATGTTCTGGacaatattaaaggggtcatgacattttatcattttaatatgttccttgaggttcacttgtaATATTAGCACAGTTTTCTTTACCCAGTTAAGCAGAAAAAAAAAcccagtcatatatttgtaaaacacgaTCATATCCCACCCTCATTCCGACCCTCTGTCAGAGacacttggttttggtgctgcttcccctttaagacttgacaattatgattggctctctgctcttgactgacctccTCTCACTCCTTGTAATCTCAGTGCACACCTCTACTGGGCAGGGCTACGGAAGTGGTAAAGTAGGGGTTGATGTTGTGGAGGCAGctagatgcaaatgtctaccacagtgtgacatcacaatgtggaattagagaacgagtcgttttggcagcttggttacaacaaatgctctttttgtagtgagaaggaagttttgagttctgaaacttaaagtatgcttttatagtacaatgaactcttataCGTCAAAAAATAAAGGACATTTTATTatgtatgtcatgacccctataAGGATTAAGGACTTAAGCAACTTTAGAATActttaaaaaattatgttgtaCACACCAACAttttattgccaaaaaacaagtaaacaaatgaaATACTTATTTATCTAAAAAATACCATGGCCTTGTTGAAATGACCTCCACCCTGGAATTCGATGATGCTGTATGCGTCAGTGGCTGTGGCTTGTGTGTGCTTAGCAACAGACCATTTATCTTGAGGAGGCTCAATCTGGACCGATTGACCTTCCTCTTTGCTTTTATTGGTGGAACCAGGAATAATAGCCACATGTTGGTTTACCAGCTGACCACAACTGCATCTACAACAGTTTGCATAGAGCAAGACAGAACCCCCCATGAACAAATCCACTGCCAATGTGCATGCTGATACACACATTACCcatgtaatttaattacacacatcacagaTGCTGTTTACTTCAGCCTGTTAAAGAACAATCAAGAGTGTTCCTAATGCTGAATTGTTTTAAGTTTATCACATTGCATCACAAGTCATTTTCAGTCAAATTGAAACTCAGTTGTTTATACCTCAGGTTAAAGTATCTAAAATGTTGCAAATAACTTTCTGGTTAATTGAGTGTCATCCAGTTTATCTATTATATTACAGAGAGTTAAAACAGAAATGACTGACTTGTTAGGCTCTCTACTGGGGAATATGTGAATGCACTCTCTTTTAAGAAATGTTCTTTCAATCCATGCCTTCTGAGcctgcaaaaacacacacacaaacacacacacaaaagaggtCAGCATGATATGAAAAGAGTTCAGTATGATTAAATGCAGTATATTTTAGAGTTTAGTCCTATTTTAGGATACTCGTACATTTCAATTGGAATGCAATTTGCCCTTTTACTTACTTTCAAATAATTAATGTGCACAATAATATCAGAAACATTTTTAAGGACATCTGTGATCATGTATacataatgtacagtatacagagtgtgcatatgtatgtatgtgtgtgttaaggGGGTTCACAACAGGTGGTCTGGAAAGCACTCTGGGCTAATGAAACCACTTTAGATAATGACATATTAGAACAATATTAACACAGTCTAACCATTCTCCCTCCATCTAGACCAATGCACAAAACAATCATGTACTCCCTTTAATGGCTACACTCACAATTAtaaatttttatttctattaaaaaATAGACAGCAATGGCTGAAATAAAAAAGTttgtaaaacataaaaagtaTCATTAATAATCATTAATGAAGACATATCTTAATTTTTACTTTGAACTTTTAAGACCAGCAATGCAGGTGTGCTGGTGTCCATATTATGCTTCTTAATGAGCCAGCATCCTTTGGTCAACCAGCTTAATCAGATCAACCCTGCTTGTTGACAAGTGTATTTTGCTAATGAATGATATGGCTCATCCACCAGCTAGACAAGTACTAAACTAACCAGCAATAACCAGCATCAAccagtcttttcagcagggtatgCAACTTTTCCTGTAATGCAATCAGCTTAATGTTATTAGTGTAACACAAGGGTATTTTTAGAAATATGCTTTGCAGAGGACCACAACTTCAATACCTGAACAGCAAGTCAAATTAATCAGTGGAAAGTTAATCCCTAAAAGACGAAACAATCCTGGTCTGGAAGTAAAGAAATTGCATCTATAATGGAGCAACCACTTTACAGACCAAAGCCTGGGAGACGAACAGGTTACAGTGCAGAAATACCTGTAACTCTTGTACATTTTACTTTAATATAGCCAGTAGTATCACTACTATGAGTGCAAAATCCCAGTACTGCCACATTCAACCAATAAATATTTAATCTGTCCTCTATCATTAACATATATAGATCTTACCCCTGATGAAGTCTGTTGAAGAGACACAAAAGGCCAAGCATGCCATGAAGTCAGTTCTTTCCATCATATCTTCAAGTGACAGTGGCCTTCATTTATGCAGCAGTGGTCTTTATACTGCCTTGGACTACGTGTGCTGGACCTCAGTCTGAGAGTCCCATGACCACTGCTGAAGATAATCCTGCTGGAATCTCATGACCAATTGACTGGAACACCTCCAAACTCAAAAGCCTACTCTGAATTGAGGGAACTTCTAATCTGATTCAATGGTCAGCATGATTATCTCTCCCCCAACCCTTTACTTATTGCTATAGATTGAAAGATACACTGAGAAAGATAAAAAGTATATGAAAGATAGAAATGCTTCAAGTCCTTGCTAAAGTCAAAAGTCCTTGTCATTTAGGTGCTCCGCAGTacatacaatatattaaaaagagtgagagagtttttgtcttatttttatttgtatttaattatttgtcaGGGAGGCGATCTAAAAACATTCTAATAATGTAATGTTattgtggcagcatcatgctccCATGTAAAAAACAACTCTCAGACAGAAATTAAATTAAGCGCAATCTCTCTTTCACAAAGACCAGTGTGAGTTGAAACATAATCTGGCTCTGTCCCAAGTacatgtgagatttgtgtttagACATCTGTTGACAGCTTTTGACATCTTTGGATTTGtgcattttaaattttaatttctcCCAAATCCTAGAGGGTTTAGTCACAGTAACTCAGGAGCACCATAGTCACACAAACAGGTCTGAAAAAGAGCTCTATTTTGTCTTTTATGGAAATGAGAGTTCTGCAAAACCTTTATTATGTATACTTCTATGTTTAGTATGTATATAGCTATATTATATACTGAATGAATCATAAGGGTGTAAcaataaaaatctatatttggATAGAGCTTAACGATCACAATTCcagtttttctttatattttatcttctttttttcatCTGTGCAATTTTTTTCTGCGATGCATAGCCAAAATATTGTCCCAAGTCCCTTCAAAAGCTTCCTGAAACACTTGTACTGCTAAATTAAGCAGAAAGAGAAAACCAAAAAACTACCCCTTAGGATCCATAATTACAATTTAGTCCCTCAAGGCTCACATTAACACATGTCTGCCTTGTGAGCAGCTACATAAAGGAGCTCTGTTAGAAGTTCATCTCAGATTATCCTTGTCTAAGCAAATCAACCTGACTCTTTCTGCCAATCAGAAAACAATGACTCATTTACAGAGAGTTTAACAGAGTGTCGTTTTCAAGTATTTTCACAGAAAACACAATAGTCAATATTGTATAATGCAACCTAAATCAGGGATTTTGTTGACAATGAGGTCTTTTTGAATCAAACTCATAAAAAGTTGTTCCCACATGAAGTTTATAAGACTCTAGGAATGTTCTtctaaacatattattattaacatgAACTTGTCTTTTGATAATGGTGATTGCTAAAATTAAGAGGATCTGGCAAGCAATGCAACAAGCATGTAAACTAATAGTAggcctacatatatatatatatatatatatatatatatatatacacacacacacacacacacacacacacacacacacacacagtatatactgtgctaAAGTTTTAGGCAATTGTGAAATAATGCCACgaatcatttacattttctatAATCTGCACACAAAGTGCAATAATCATAAAAATCCTACCCATGTGACCACCATATGCCCTTTAAACAGCACAAGCTCTCCTAAATTCACTTTGTGCAGTTTTTTGATGTTGATGGCAGAAAGGTttttggagaacttgccacagttttAAGTGTATAAAcggtatatgtatgtatttttctgccttcttttaaaaaaaaatatataaaatgcgaAGGTTGAATTAAAAGAAATCTGCATTATTGCATGGTTGCATGCAAAACGCTGGcttttatatgcattttatatgcatttatttgtttagatAAGTAAATTACACTAAATTTGTGGTAAAATAATGTGCATAGTTGCACACCAAGACTGTGACTtaagaaaaacatacatttttataatgtaaCTTCTTAAGTGTTCAGGGTTGAAGAGAAGAAGATACATCTGTGTACACATGTTGGgcttattttaaagtgagtcaaAACAAGCAATTACAGGTGTGTGAGCATGCTCTCACATATcaagaccagcatgggaattagTGCATTCACCAAATGAATAGACACCCTTATGATTGACTGTCCGAATTCAAAGGCCATATCAAAGATAATCAACAACAGACTCATTTTGTTAACAATATACACATCTGTAACTTTCTGCATAGGGGAATTTAAAGTACAAAACCTAGTCAAATCTTTAAAACGTTCCACCATGTCTCAAATCCCAACAAAATGCATTACATATGACAGTGTCCCTGCAGCTATCTACTCAAAcataaacattcaatatatgcataCATGTATTCTACCTGAACAGAAGTAGTTCCAAATAAGTAATAGTGGGAGGAGTTGGGGGTGTTCAAAGCTAGATTAGTTCTCTTACCTTCTGAGACCCAGAGGAGGTGTGTTTAATGGATGCACGCTTATAAGAACCCTCTTTGCCTCTTTTCGCCCCAAGGCCTCTGTGCTCCATGATAATGGCACAAGTTGCCTCTCTTCCTCCGTCTGCACAAGTGATGACTTATCCCTTTATAATGTGCTCCTAAAGTCCAGCCATTACCTTCCAGTCTCACACTATCCCACAGAGTTGACAAGTTCCTCTCTAATATCCCCCTCCAGCAAACCACAACCAGAATGAGAGATTAATAGACACACAGAGAGATGCAAATAGTATGACGCTAACACAAAGACCCCCTTTCTCGGCTaccgtatgtgtatgtgtgtaatcaGGCTTAATGGAGTTGCCAATGAGAGATGCTCTTTAATGCAGGAGATTTAATAAATGGTGATTGAAGGGAAATCTTATTTGGGTAAAAGTCAAACCAAAAATGGTTctaatgctaaataaaaaaacCTGCTGCATAGTTAGGTTATGACTTCAAAAGTATAAAGAAACAGAAATACAGGGCTTTGTTGCAGCCGTTCCCAAGTTTAATGTCAATAAAGAAAAAGGGAGAATCAAATCAGAAATAACTGAACAGACGTGTTCCTGTAACGCCTATAGTCATCTTGATTCACATACCAAGTAAAGCAGTGTGGCACAATTACTCATATGCCAAGATAAGGTGACCTCAAATATTGATTTTCTTTATACCATTACAAGAACTGATGTTAATATTGAATATGGTATCCTGGCACTCTCCTTTGACTCAAATAATGAGACCGGTCTTCATTGCAATCTTAAACACAAGTCTCTCCAATTCAGGGagattgtcaaataaaaaaaaatatattatgcacacacacatttatgcataATCAAgagattatttcatttgaaatatAGTAAAACCACTCTATTACTGCTTGATTTACAGTTCAGAAACACTTCAAGATTGagcattattttagtttttttatatttaatcttaATTTGGTGTTTTTGAATACATTCAATGGTATTTTTGTTTCCTGTTATATCTCTACCACATGATGGCAAAAGCCCATTAAAAACAACCTGCCACAACAGTCCATTTAAAGAGAAACCGGTAACCTTTAAAACAAGTTTATTAGAGAATAGGTTAAATTGTAACAAACTGATAAGCATTGGCATTTCTAtgaaaattatatacatttatatatatatatatataaaaaataaaaattctacgTGACATCCAAAGCCTTGTGTGCTCCATACTTTTGTCAGTCCTCCACTGAGCAGATTGTTGTATGAAGGCTGAAGAACTGTTTcttgtaataaataatataaacacagtCCCAGCTGCTGTGTGCCTTGTTTTTAACACTCTTCATCCTCCCCATCAGCCAGTGattcatctctctttctctcctctcctttGTTCTTACTCTGCATTAGAACCAGTGTCTATAACAAAGAAACACAAGATTATAATGCAAGgcattaaaaatacaacaaataatgcATAATCTATCATCAGTATAGTGAATCAAATTTCTTTGCCTTACTTTTGCCATCACATGCTACAATTTTGACTTTGTCCACCTTGACCAATTCAGTCACCTCCCGGAACTCAACATCATTTAAAACAAACGTCCAAACATTATCACAGAACCTGTAAGTATTAAGCGACCCCTGTGGATAAAACAAATAATAGTGATTTTCAGTGCAGTCGTGACTAATCCATGACGATCAGGTGTCAATGTCTTATGTTTGCTTTCAGACAATAAATAGTACatcttgtttgtttaattaaaaaaagatgtaactGCATAAACTCAATATTATATGATGGTCACTTGACTTACCCTAAAATTTACCCTGTTGCGGACCCGGTTGGCTAATGCGGTGTTGATGGCTTTATCAAACTGTAATAGTACTTGGAGGGCTAACTGTGGAGTGATCTGTTGAGTCTGTGATAGGAGGGGAAAAACACATGTTTTTCAACACTGAGAGAATGTCTACATA
It encodes the following:
- the LOC127621246 gene encoding transcription initiation factor IIA subunit 2 — protein: MAYQLYRNTTLGNSLQESLDELIQTQQITPQLALQVLLQFDKAINTALANRVRNRVNFRGSLNTYRFCDNVWTFVLNDVEFREVTELVKVDKVKIVACDGKNTGSNAE